The Sylvia atricapilla isolate bSylAtr1 chromosome 10, bSylAtr1.pri, whole genome shotgun sequence genome contains a region encoding:
- the CLCN2 gene encoding chloride channel protein 2 isoform X1 codes for MYGRYTQDLGTFAKDEAARLRLQEGDTPRPRRPSELLEYTQGRCAPCRVCALQCQRFLISKVGEDWVFLILLGLVMALVSWAMDFAIATCLQAQKWMYGGLDTNVLLQYMAWVTYPTVLITFSAGFTQILAPQAVGSGIPEMKTILRGVVLKEYLTLKTFVAKVIGLTCALGSGMPLGKEGPFVHIASMCAALLSRFLSLFGGFYENEARNIEMLAAACAVGVGCCFAAPIGGVLFSIEVTSTFFAVRNYWRGFFAATFSAFIFRVLAVWNKDEETITALFKTRFRLDFPFDLQELPAFAVIGIASGFGGALFVYLNRKIVQFMRRQKTINRFLMKKRLLFPALVTLIISTLTFPPGFGQFMAGQLTQKDTLVTLFDNQTWAKQGISDEFEYLGILEAWHHPRSNVFVTLVVFILMKFWMSALATTIPVPCGAFMPVFVIGAAFGRLVGESMAAWFPDGIHTDSNIYRIVPGGYAVVGAAALSGAVTHTVSTAVIVFELTGQISHILPVMIAVILANAVAQSLQPSLYDSIIRIKKLPYLPELGWGHHEKYNVRVEDIMVRDIHYVTLNCKYRDLQQVLHSTKMKNLPLVESAESMILLGSIERTQVGALLSSQLSPQRRLLTLRQKVLSEDGHRLSDSSIRFQISTETSSGAPARPALRKPLKPALKRVPSSPADSPPVGSADHTGIALKNLFCANAAEPTEEEMILGDKMTPAEILEWEEQQLDQLVDFSSAKIDPAPFQLVEHTSLHKTHTIFSLLGLDHAFVTSIGRLVGMVTLKELRKAIEGSLTGKGVKVRPPLASFRDSTASTTEADTTALHQLWDRHQHHHMPREAGPGGDDDDDTPKGQ; via the exons ATGTATGGGCGTTACACGCAGGACTTGGGCACCTTTGCCAAGGATGAGGCAGCCCGGCTGCGACTGCAGGAGGGGGACacgccccggccccgccgcccctccgAGCTGCTGGAGTACACACAGGGCCGCTGTGCCCCCTGTCGTG TCTGTGCCTTGCAGTGCCAGAGGTTCCTCATCTCCAAGGTGGGTGAGGACTGGGTCTTCCTCATACTGCTGGGACTGGTCATGGCCCTGGTCAGCTGGGCCATGGATTTCGCCATCGCCACATGCCTCCAAG CTCAGAAGTGGATGTACGGGGGCCTGGACACCAACGTGCTGCTGCAGTACATGGCCTGGGTCACATACCCCACTGTGCTCATCACCTTCTCAGCTGGCTTCACCCAGATCCTTGCCCCCCAGGCTGTGG GCTCAGGGATCCCCGAGATGAAGACCATCCTGCGGGGCGTTGTGCTGAAGGAGTACCTCACCCTCAAGACCTTTGTGGCCAAGGTGATAGGACTGACatgtgccctgggcagtggcaTGCCCCTGGGCAAGGAG GGTCCCTTTGTCCACATCGCCAGCAtgtgtgcagccctgctcagccgCTTCCTCTCCCTTTTTGGGGGCTTCTATGAG AATGAGGCAAGAAACATTGAaatgctggcagctgcctgcgCTGTCGGTGTTGGCTGCTGCTTCGCCGCCCCCATTGGAG GTGTCCTCTTCAGCATCGAGGTCACCTCCACCTTCTTTGCTGTCCGCAACTACTGGCGCGGCTTCTTCGCTGCCACCTTCAGCGCCTTCATCTTCCGTGTCCTTGCTGTCTGGAACAAGGATGAAG AGACAATCACGGCACTGTTCAAAACCCGCTTCCGCCTCGACTTCCCCTTCgacctgcaggagctgcctgccttTGCCGTCATCGG GATCGCCAGTGGCTTCGGGGGCGCACTCTTTGTCTACCTCAACCGCAAGATTGTGCAGTTCATGCGCCGCCAGAAGACCATCAACCGCTTCCTCATGAAGAA GCgcctgctcttccctgccctgGTGACGCTGATCATCTCCACGCTGACCTTCCCGCCTGGCTTTGGACAGTTCATGGCTGGCCAG CTCACCCAGAAGGACACCCTGGTGACACTCTTTGACAACCAGACGTGGGCCAAGCAGGGGATCAGTGATGAGTTTGAATACTTGGGCATCCTGGAGGCCTGGCACCATCCCCGCTCCAATGTCTTCGTCACACTTGTTGTCTTCATCCTCATGAAG TTCTGGATGTCAGCCTTGGCCACTaccatcccagtgccctgtgGAGCCTTCATGCCTGTCTTCGTCATTG gggCAGCCTTTGGGCGCCTGGTGGGGGAGAGCATGGCAGCCTGGTTCCCTGATGGCATCCACACAGACAGCAACATCTACCGCATCGTGCCAGGGGGCTACGCCGTGGTGG GGGCAGCCGCACTGTCAGGTGCTGTCACCCACACGGTGTCCACTGCCGTCATTGTCTTCGAGCTGACGGGGCAGATCTCACACATCCTCCCTGTCATGATCGCTGTCATCCTGGCCAATGCTGTTGCCCAGAGCCTCCAGCCCTCCCTCTATGACAGCATCATCCGCATCAAGAAGCTTCCCTAtctccctgagctgggctggggccaCCACGA AAAATACAATGTGCGGGTGGAGGACATCATGGTGCGGGATATCCACTACGTCACCCTCAACTGCAAGTACCGGGACCTGCAGCAGGTCCTGCACAGCACCAAGATGAAGAATCTGCCACTGGTGGAGTCAGCAG AGTCCATGATCCTGCTGGGCTCCATTGAGCGGACGCAGGTgggagccctgctcagcagccagcTCAGTCCCCAGCGCCGGCTCCTGACACTGAGGCAGAAGGTGCTGTCCGAGGATGGGCACCGACTCTCCGATTCCAGCATCCGCTTCCAG ATCAGCACAGAGACCTCCTCGGGCGCCCCTGCCCGCCCCGCACTCCGCAAGCCCCTGAAGCCGGCGCTGAAGCGGGTgcccagcagcccagctgaCAGCCCCCCAG TTGGCAGCGCTGACCACACTGGCATCGCCCTCAAGAACCTCTTCTGTGCCAACGCCGCTGAGCCCACCGAG GAGGAGATGATTCTGGGTGACAAGATGACTCCAGCAGAG ATTTTGGAGTGGGAAGAACAGCAGCTGGACCAACTGGTAGACTTCAGCAGTGCCAAGATCGACCCCGCGCCCTTCCAGCTGGTGGAGCACACCTCGCTGCATAAG ACCCACACCATCTTCTCTCTGCTGGGCCTGGACCACGCTTTTGTCACCAGCATTGGGCGGCTGGTGGGCATGGTGACCCTCAAGGAG CTGCGCAAGGCCATCGAGGGCTCACTGACAGGCAAGGGGGTGAAGGTGCGCCCACCGCTCGCCAGCTTCCGCGACAGCACCGCCAGCACCACCGAGGCCGACACCACCGCCCTGCACCAGCTCTGGGATCgccaccagcaccaccacatGCCCCGCGAGGCCGGCCCTGGGGGCGACGATGATGATGACACCCCCAAGGGCCAGTGA
- the CLCN2 gene encoding chloride channel protein 2 isoform X2, whose translation MASESEAQRALQYEQTLMYGRYTQDLGTFAKDEAARLRLQEGDTPRPRRPSELLEYTQGRCAPCRVCALQCQRFLISKVGEDWVFLILLGLVMALVSWAMDFAIATCLQAQKWMYGGLDTNVLLQYMAWVTYPTVLITFSAGFTQILAPQAVGSGIPEMKTILRGVVLKEYLTLKTFVAKVIGLTCALGSGMPLGKEGPFVHIASMCAALLSRFLSLFGGFYENEARNIEMLAAACAVGVGCCFAAPIGGVLFSIEVTSTFFAVRNYWRGFFAATFSAFIFRVLAVWNKDEETITALFKTRFRLDFPFDLQELPAFAVIGIASGFGGALFVYLNRKIVQFMRRQKTINRFLMKKRLLFPALVTLIISTLTFPPGFGQFMAGQLTQKDTLVTLFDNQTWAKQGISDEFEYLGILEAWHHPRSNVFVTLVVFILMKFWMSALATTIPVPCGAFMPVFVIGAAFGRLVGESMAAWFPDGIHTDSNIYRIVPGGYAVVGAAALSGAVTHTVSTAVIVFELTGQISHILPVMIAVILANAVAQSLQPSLYDSIIRIKKLPYLPELGWGHHEKYNVRVEDIMVRDIHYVTLNCKYRDLQQVLHSTKMKNLPLVESAESMILLGSIERTQVGALLSSQLSPQRRLLTLRQKVLSEDGHRLSDSSIRFQISTETSSGAPARPALRKPLKPALKRVPSSPADSPPGESACGPQAPLCPRH comes from the exons ATGTATGGGCGTTACACGCAGGACTTGGGCACCTTTGCCAAGGATGAGGCAGCCCGGCTGCGACTGCAGGAGGGGGACacgccccggccccgccgcccctccgAGCTGCTGGAGTACACACAGGGCCGCTGTGCCCCCTGTCGTG TCTGTGCCTTGCAGTGCCAGAGGTTCCTCATCTCCAAGGTGGGTGAGGACTGGGTCTTCCTCATACTGCTGGGACTGGTCATGGCCCTGGTCAGCTGGGCCATGGATTTCGCCATCGCCACATGCCTCCAAG CTCAGAAGTGGATGTACGGGGGCCTGGACACCAACGTGCTGCTGCAGTACATGGCCTGGGTCACATACCCCACTGTGCTCATCACCTTCTCAGCTGGCTTCACCCAGATCCTTGCCCCCCAGGCTGTGG GCTCAGGGATCCCCGAGATGAAGACCATCCTGCGGGGCGTTGTGCTGAAGGAGTACCTCACCCTCAAGACCTTTGTGGCCAAGGTGATAGGACTGACatgtgccctgggcagtggcaTGCCCCTGGGCAAGGAG GGTCCCTTTGTCCACATCGCCAGCAtgtgtgcagccctgctcagccgCTTCCTCTCCCTTTTTGGGGGCTTCTATGAG AATGAGGCAAGAAACATTGAaatgctggcagctgcctgcgCTGTCGGTGTTGGCTGCTGCTTCGCCGCCCCCATTGGAG GTGTCCTCTTCAGCATCGAGGTCACCTCCACCTTCTTTGCTGTCCGCAACTACTGGCGCGGCTTCTTCGCTGCCACCTTCAGCGCCTTCATCTTCCGTGTCCTTGCTGTCTGGAACAAGGATGAAG AGACAATCACGGCACTGTTCAAAACCCGCTTCCGCCTCGACTTCCCCTTCgacctgcaggagctgcctgccttTGCCGTCATCGG GATCGCCAGTGGCTTCGGGGGCGCACTCTTTGTCTACCTCAACCGCAAGATTGTGCAGTTCATGCGCCGCCAGAAGACCATCAACCGCTTCCTCATGAAGAA GCgcctgctcttccctgccctgGTGACGCTGATCATCTCCACGCTGACCTTCCCGCCTGGCTTTGGACAGTTCATGGCTGGCCAG CTCACCCAGAAGGACACCCTGGTGACACTCTTTGACAACCAGACGTGGGCCAAGCAGGGGATCAGTGATGAGTTTGAATACTTGGGCATCCTGGAGGCCTGGCACCATCCCCGCTCCAATGTCTTCGTCACACTTGTTGTCTTCATCCTCATGAAG TTCTGGATGTCAGCCTTGGCCACTaccatcccagtgccctgtgGAGCCTTCATGCCTGTCTTCGTCATTG gggCAGCCTTTGGGCGCCTGGTGGGGGAGAGCATGGCAGCCTGGTTCCCTGATGGCATCCACACAGACAGCAACATCTACCGCATCGTGCCAGGGGGCTACGCCGTGGTGG GGGCAGCCGCACTGTCAGGTGCTGTCACCCACACGGTGTCCACTGCCGTCATTGTCTTCGAGCTGACGGGGCAGATCTCACACATCCTCCCTGTCATGATCGCTGTCATCCTGGCCAATGCTGTTGCCCAGAGCCTCCAGCCCTCCCTCTATGACAGCATCATCCGCATCAAGAAGCTTCCCTAtctccctgagctgggctggggccaCCACGA AAAATACAATGTGCGGGTGGAGGACATCATGGTGCGGGATATCCACTACGTCACCCTCAACTGCAAGTACCGGGACCTGCAGCAGGTCCTGCACAGCACCAAGATGAAGAATCTGCCACTGGTGGAGTCAGCAG AGTCCATGATCCTGCTGGGCTCCATTGAGCGGACGCAGGTgggagccctgctcagcagccagcTCAGTCCCCAGCGCCGGCTCCTGACACTGAGGCAGAAGGTGCTGTCCGAGGATGGGCACCGACTCTCCGATTCCAGCATCCGCTTCCAG ATCAGCACAGAGACCTCCTCGGGCGCCCCTGCCCGCCCCGCACTCCGCAAGCCCCTGAAGCCGGCGCTGAAGCGGGTgcccagcagcccagctgaCAGCCCCCCAGGTGAGTCTGCATGTGGCCCCCAGGCCCCCCTGTGCCCCCGCCACTGA